Proteins from a genomic interval of Burkholderia cepacia GG4:
- the ruvA gene encoding Holliday junction branch migration protein RuvA, with product MIGRIAGILLEKNPPHLLVDCNGVGYEIDVPMSTFYNLPQTGERVVLLTQQIVREDAHLLYGFLTPQERTTFRELLKITGIGARMALAVLSGMSVQELAQAVTMQDAARLTRLPGIGKKTAERLLLELKGKLGADLGALAGAASPSDHATDILNALLALGYSEKEGLAAIKNVPAGTGVSEGIKLALKALSKV from the coding sequence ATGATCGGTCGCATCGCCGGCATCCTGCTCGAAAAGAACCCGCCTCACCTGCTCGTCGACTGCAACGGCGTCGGCTACGAAATCGACGTGCCGATGAGCACCTTCTACAACCTGCCGCAAACCGGCGAGCGCGTCGTGCTGCTCACGCAGCAGATCGTGCGCGAGGACGCGCACCTGCTGTACGGCTTCCTGACGCCGCAGGAGCGCACGACCTTCCGCGAACTGCTGAAGATCACCGGCATCGGCGCGCGCATGGCGCTTGCCGTGCTGTCCGGCATGAGCGTGCAGGAGCTCGCGCAGGCCGTGACGATGCAGGACGCCGCGCGCCTCACGCGCCTGCCCGGTATCGGCAAGAAGACCGCCGAGCGCCTGCTGCTCGAATTGAAGGGCAAGCTCGGCGCGGACCTCGGCGCGCTCGCCGGCGCCGCGTCGCCGTCCGATCACGCGACCGACATCCTCAACGCGTTGCTCGCGCTCGGCTACTCCGAAAAGGAAGGCCTCGCCGCGATCAAGAACGTGCCGGCCGGCACCGGCGTGTCCGAAGGCATCAAGCTCGCGCTCAAGGCATTGTCGAAGGTGTAA
- a CDS encoding ParB-like protein, producing MPRLPIRFALAASLTTVLALTACGGGNVTAVARSNAQTPSGGNTATPTPPATVAPQAGKWKAARAGELIDVTLGDLHPTQGAIGYDQIYYKLGRYELQPDKKFDDFCADEGLGGVASSSYTAQSTLRGPASYTCTTTDANARDRTLLNAVWNASTRMVATTDPVLDGKTGADLGRADAINGGKKYSKGEFDKLRQPITADKPGKIAYALDYKTHHALPQQA from the coding sequence ATGCCACGCCTGCCGATCCGTTTCGCCCTGGCCGCCAGCCTGACCACCGTCTTAGCCCTGACCGCATGCGGAGGCGGCAATGTCACCGCCGTCGCACGCTCGAACGCGCAAACGCCGTCCGGCGGCAACACGGCGACACCCACGCCGCCCGCGACCGTCGCGCCGCAAGCGGGCAAATGGAAAGCCGCCCGTGCCGGCGAGCTGATCGACGTGACGCTCGGCGATCTCCATCCGACGCAAGGCGCGATCGGCTACGACCAGATCTACTACAAGCTCGGCCGCTACGAACTGCAGCCCGACAAGAAGTTCGACGACTTCTGCGCGGACGAAGGCCTCGGCGGCGTCGCATCGAGCAGCTACACAGCGCAATCGACGCTGCGCGGGCCAGCCAGCTACACGTGCACGACCACCGACGCGAACGCCCGCGACCGCACGCTGCTGAACGCGGTGTGGAACGCGTCGACGCGCATGGTCGCGACCACGGACCCCGTGCTCGACGGCAAGACCGGCGCCGATCTCGGCCGCGCGGACGCGATCAACGGCGGGAAGAAGTACAGCAAGGGGGAATTCGACAAGCTGCGCCAGCCGATCACGGCCGACAAGCCGGGCAAGATCGCGTACGCGCTCGACTACAAGACGCACCACGCACTGCCGCAGCAAGCCTGA
- the ruvB gene encoding Holliday junction branch migration DNA helicase RuvB, giving the protein MIETDKLAAERIIAATPASSHEEVFERALRPRQLDDYVGQEKVRGQLEIFIEAAKRRSEPLDHVLLFGPPGLGKTTLAHIIAREMGVNLRQTSGPVLERAGDLAALLTNLEANDVLFIDEIHRLSPVVEEILYPALEDYQIDIMIGEGPAARSVKLDLQPFTLVGATTRAGMLTNPLRDRFGIVARLEFYNADQLSRIVRRSASLLNAQIDPNGALEIAKRSRGTPRIANRLLRRVRDYAEVKADGQITAAVADAALAMLDVDPVGFDLMDRKLLEAILHKFDGGPVGIDNLAAAIGEERDTIEDVLEPYLIQQGFLQRTPRGRIATLLTYRHFGLSAPDAGDADRGTLDTPAGK; this is encoded by the coding sequence ATGATTGAAACCGACAAACTCGCCGCCGAGCGGATCATCGCCGCCACGCCCGCCTCGTCGCACGAAGAGGTGTTCGAACGCGCGCTGCGGCCGCGCCAGCTCGACGACTACGTCGGCCAGGAAAAGGTGCGAGGCCAGCTCGAGATCTTCATCGAGGCCGCGAAGCGCCGCTCCGAGCCGCTCGACCACGTGCTGCTGTTCGGGCCGCCGGGCCTCGGCAAGACCACCCTCGCACACATCATCGCGCGCGAGATGGGCGTGAACCTGCGCCAGACATCGGGCCCCGTGCTCGAGCGCGCGGGCGACCTCGCCGCGCTGCTGACCAACCTCGAAGCGAACGACGTGCTGTTCATCGACGAGATCCACCGGTTGTCGCCGGTCGTCGAGGAAATCCTGTATCCGGCGCTCGAGGATTACCAGATCGACATCATGATCGGCGAAGGCCCGGCCGCGCGCAGCGTGAAGCTCGACCTGCAGCCGTTCACGCTGGTCGGCGCGACCACCCGCGCGGGGATGCTGACCAACCCGCTGCGCGACCGTTTCGGGATCGTCGCGCGCCTCGAGTTCTACAACGCCGATCAGCTGTCGCGCATCGTGCGGCGCTCGGCGTCGCTGCTGAACGCGCAGATCGATCCGAACGGTGCGCTGGAAATCGCGAAGCGCTCGCGCGGCACGCCGCGGATCGCAAACCGGCTGCTGCGCCGCGTGCGCGACTATGCGGAAGTGAAGGCCGACGGCCAGATCACCGCGGCCGTCGCCGATGCCGCGCTCGCGATGCTCGACGTCGATCCGGTCGGCTTCGACCTGATGGACCGCAAGCTGCTCGAGGCGATCCTGCACAAGTTCGACGGCGGCCCGGTCGGCATCGACAACCTCGCCGCGGCGATCGGCGAGGAGCGCGACACGATCGAGGACGTACTCGAACCGTACCTGATCCAGCAGGGCTTCCTGCAGCGCACGCCGCGCGGGCGCATCGCGACGCTGCTCACCTATCGCCACTTCGGGCTCTCCGCGCCCGATGCCGGCGACGCCGACCGCGGGACGTTGGACACGCCCGCCGGGAAGTAA
- a CDS encoding histidine phosphatase family protein, translating into MATTQILFIRHGETAWNRIKRIQGHIDIPLADTGLAQAQRLAARLAREARDGQRLDAVYSSDLMRAQQTAQPFADALGLPLRLREGLRERAYGVFQGHDSPEIETLFPDAYAAWQTRDPGFSPDGGESQREFYHRVLHALEPIVAAHPGGRIACVAHGGVLDCVYRFANGLDLSAPRSYQLLNTSINVVDYVDGHAQVVQWADVSHLDAASDDDGYRKVL; encoded by the coding sequence CCGCATCAAGCGCATCCAGGGCCATATCGACATTCCGCTGGCCGACACGGGCCTCGCGCAGGCGCAGCGGCTGGCCGCGCGACTCGCGCGGGAAGCGCGCGACGGGCAGCGGCTCGACGCCGTCTATTCGAGCGACCTGATGCGCGCGCAGCAGACCGCGCAACCCTTTGCCGATGCGCTCGGGTTGCCGCTGCGGTTGCGCGAGGGGCTGCGCGAACGGGCGTACGGGGTGTTCCAGGGGCATGACAGCCCCGAAATCGAGACGCTGTTTCCGGACGCCTACGCCGCCTGGCAGACCCGCGACCCGGGCTTCTCACCCGACGGCGGCGAGTCGCAGCGCGAGTTCTATCACCGCGTGCTGCATGCGCTCGAGCCGATCGTCGCCGCGCATCCGGGCGGCCGGATCGCGTGTGTCGCGCACGGCGGCGTGCTCGACTGCGTGTACCGCTTTGCAAACGGTCTCGACCTGTCGGCACCGCGCAGCTATCAGTTGCTCAACACGAGCATCAACGTCGTCGATTACGTCGACGGCCACGCGCAGGTCGTGCAATGGGCCGACGTGTCGCATCTGGACGCCGCGAGTGACGACGACGGGTATCGCAAGGTACTCTGA
- the ruvC gene encoding crossover junction endodeoxyribonuclease RuvC, whose protein sequence is MRILGIDPGLRVTGFGVIDVSGHRLAYVASGVIRTPTADLATRLGTIFQGVSTLVREHAPDQAAIEQVFVNVNPQSTLLLGQARGAAICGLVSGGLPVAEYTALQLKQAVVGYGRATKSQMQEMVTRLLNLSGQPGSDAADALGMAICHAHSGNTLGTIGGLAPALAKKGLRVRRGRLVG, encoded by the coding sequence ATGCGAATTCTCGGCATCGACCCCGGCCTGCGCGTCACCGGCTTCGGCGTCATCGACGTCAGCGGCCACCGCCTCGCCTATGTCGCGAGCGGCGTGATCCGCACGCCCACGGCCGACCTGGCCACCCGGCTCGGCACGATCTTCCAGGGCGTATCGACGCTCGTGCGCGAACACGCGCCCGACCAGGCCGCGATCGAACAGGTGTTCGTCAACGTGAACCCGCAGTCGACGCTGCTGCTCGGCCAGGCGCGCGGCGCCGCGATCTGCGGGCTCGTCTCCGGCGGCCTGCCGGTCGCCGAATACACCGCGCTGCAACTGAAGCAGGCCGTCGTCGGCTACGGCCGTGCGACCAAGTCGCAGATGCAGGAGATGGTCACGCGGCTGCTCAACCTGTCCGGCCAGCCCGGCAGCGACGCGGCCGACGCGCTCGGGATGGCGATCTGCCACGCGCACAGCGGCAATACGCTCGGCACGATCGGCGGCCTCGCACCGGCGCTCGCGAAAAAAGGGCTGCGCGTGCGGCGCGGGCGGCTCGTCGGCTGA
- a CDS encoding Fis family transcriptional regulator, giving the protein MSKHNIEQCVRESLDVYFRDLDGSNPHDVYEMVMSCVEKPMLEVVLVQAGGNQSLAAEYLGINRNTLRKKLQQHGLL; this is encoded by the coding sequence ATGAGCAAGCACAACATCGAACAATGTGTCCGCGAGAGCCTGGACGTGTATTTCCGGGATCTAGACGGCTCCAATCCGCACGACGTCTACGAAATGGTGATGTCCTGCGTCGAAAAGCCGATGCTCGAGGTCGTGCTCGTACAGGCCGGCGGCAACCAGTCGCTCGCCGCGGAGTACCTCGGCATCAATCGCAATACGCTGCGCAAGAAGCTGCAGCAGCACGGCCTGCTGTAG
- a CDS encoding oxygenase MpaB family protein: MTTPPSPHPAAPAPGRRWVEPIRKRLVAGVTHLTTGGGGPSIDLSSPPGDPGLFGPDAICWRVHADFTSMMTGGIAALLLQALHPLALAGVWDHSSFRTDILGRLRRTATFITGTTFGSRADALALIERVKTIHARISGTAPDGRPYRADDPALLTWVHVAEVSSFLAAHLRYVNPSLSGEQQDGYYAETALIAELLGARGVPRSRAEVAAYLARMQPELEAGPHTFEVMDILLNVPVATPVLRPAASLIMHAGIDLLPPWAQRMLGVSTFAPLRRAVVRPGVRAVAPVLRWALVNGASKRARRRAAAPPPDGTPPA, translated from the coding sequence ATGACCACGCCGCCCAGCCCTCACCCAGCCGCGCCCGCTCCGGGCCGGCGCTGGGTCGAACCGATCCGCAAGCGGCTCGTGGCCGGCGTCACGCACCTGACGACGGGCGGTGGCGGTCCGTCGATCGATCTCTCGTCGCCGCCTGGAGACCCCGGGCTGTTCGGCCCTGACGCCATCTGCTGGCGCGTGCATGCCGATTTCACGTCGATGATGACGGGCGGCATCGCCGCGCTGCTGCTGCAGGCGCTCCATCCGCTCGCGCTCGCGGGCGTCTGGGATCACTCGTCGTTTCGGACTGACATCCTCGGCCGCTTGCGGCGCACCGCCACGTTCATCACGGGCACGACGTTCGGCAGCCGCGCGGACGCACTCGCGCTGATCGAGCGCGTGAAAACGATCCATGCGCGCATCTCGGGTACCGCGCCCGACGGCCGGCCGTACCGGGCCGACGATCCGGCGTTGCTGACCTGGGTGCATGTCGCGGAAGTATCGAGCTTCCTCGCCGCGCATTTGCGGTATGTGAATCCGTCGCTGTCGGGCGAGCAGCAAGACGGCTACTACGCCGAAACGGCATTGATCGCCGAACTGCTCGGCGCCCGGGGGGTGCCTCGCTCACGTGCCGAGGTAGCAGCCTATCTCGCGCGCATGCAGCCCGAACTCGAAGCCGGGCCGCACACATTCGAGGTGATGGACATCCTGCTGAACGTGCCGGTTGCAACGCCCGTGCTGCGGCCAGCCGCGTCGCTGATCATGCATGCGGGAATCGATCTGCTGCCGCCCTGGGCGCAGCGCATGCTCGGCGTGTCGACGTTCGCGCCGCTGCGACGCGCGGTGGTCCGGCCCGGGGTGCGGGCAGTCGCCCCCGTGCTGCGCTGGGCGCTCGTCAACGGCGCGTCGAAACGCGCACGCCGCCGCGCAGCCGCGCCACCGCCCGACGGCACCCCGCCCGCCTGA
- the purH gene encoding bifunctional phosphoribosylaminoimidazolecarboxamide formyltransferase/IMP cyclohydrolase, producing the protein MIKQALISVSDKTGIVDFAKSLSDLGVKLLSTGGTAKLLADAGLPVTEVADYTGFPEMLDGRVKTLHPKVHGGILARRDLPEHMQALEQHGIPTIDLLVVNLYPFVATIAKDDCTLADAIENIDIGGPTMLRSAAKNHRDVTVVVDPADYAVVLDEMKANGNAIGYATNFRLATKVFAHTAQYDGAITNYLTSLTDELQHASRSAYPATLNMAFDKVQDLRYGENPHQSAAFYRDLATPAGALANYRQLQGKELSYNNIADSDAAWECVKTFDAPACVIIKHANPCGVAVGNDSADAYAKAFQTDPTSAFGGIIAFNREVDETAAQAVAKQFVEVLIAPSFSDAAKQVFAAKQNVRLLEIALGDGHNAFDLKRVGGGLLVQSLDSKNVQPSELRVVTKRQPTAKEMDDLLFAWRVAKYVKSNAIVFCGNGMTLGVGAGQMSRVDSARIASIKAQNAGLTLAGSAVASDAFFPFRDGLDVVVAAGATCVIQPGGSMRDDEVIAAADEHGIAMILTGVRHFRH; encoded by the coding sequence ATGATCAAGCAAGCGCTCATTTCCGTTTCCGACAAGACCGGCATCGTCGACTTCGCGAAGTCGCTTTCCGACCTCGGCGTCAAGCTGCTGTCGACCGGCGGCACCGCGAAACTCCTCGCCGACGCGGGCCTGCCCGTGACCGAAGTGGCCGACTACACGGGCTTCCCGGAAATGCTCGATGGGCGCGTGAAGACGCTGCACCCGAAAGTGCACGGCGGCATCCTCGCCCGCCGCGACCTGCCCGAGCACATGCAGGCGCTGGAGCAGCACGGCATCCCGACGATCGACCTGCTGGTCGTGAACCTGTATCCGTTCGTCGCGACGATCGCGAAGGACGACTGCACGCTCGCCGACGCGATCGAGAACATCGACATCGGCGGCCCGACGATGCTGCGCTCGGCCGCGAAGAACCACCGCGACGTGACGGTCGTCGTCGATCCGGCCGACTACGCGGTCGTGCTCGACGAAATGAAGGCGAACGGCAACGCGATCGGCTACGCGACCAACTTCCGCCTCGCGACGAAGGTGTTCGCGCACACCGCGCAATACGACGGCGCGATCACGAACTACCTGACGAGCCTGACCGACGAGCTGCAGCACGCATCGCGCAGCGCTTACCCGGCCACGCTGAACATGGCGTTCGACAAGGTGCAGGACCTGCGCTACGGCGAGAACCCGCACCAGAGCGCGGCGTTCTACCGCGACCTCGCGACGCCGGCCGGCGCGCTGGCGAACTACCGCCAGCTGCAGGGCAAGGAACTGTCGTACAACAACATCGCCGATTCGGATGCGGCGTGGGAATGCGTGAAGACGTTCGACGCGCCGGCCTGCGTGATCATCAAGCATGCGAACCCGTGCGGCGTCGCGGTCGGCAACGACTCGGCCGACGCGTACGCGAAGGCATTCCAGACCGACCCGACGTCGGCATTCGGCGGCATCATCGCGTTCAACCGCGAAGTCGACGAGACGGCCGCGCAAGCGGTGGCGAAGCAGTTCGTCGAAGTGCTGATCGCGCCGTCGTTCTCGGACGCCGCGAAGCAAGTGTTCGCCGCGAAGCAGAACGTGCGCCTGCTCGAGATCGCGCTGGGCGACGGCCATAACGCCTTCGACCTGAAGCGCGTGGGCGGCGGCCTGCTGGTGCAGTCGCTCGATTCGAAGAACGTGCAGCCGAGCGAGTTGCGCGTCGTCACGAAGCGCCAGCCGACTGCGAAGGAAATGGACGACCTGCTGTTCGCATGGCGCGTCGCGAAGTACGTGAAGTCGAACGCGATCGTGTTCTGCGGCAACGGCATGACGCTCGGCGTCGGCGCAGGCCAGATGAGCCGCGTCGATTCGGCACGCATCGCGAGCATCAAGGCACAGAACGCGGGCCTCACGCTGGCCGGCTCGGCCGTCGCGTCGGATGCGTTCTTCCCGTTCCGCGATGGTCTCGACGTCGTCGTGGCGGCAGGCGCGACCTGCGTGATCCAGCCGGGCGGCTCGATGCGCGATGACGAAGTGATCGCGGCAGCCGACGAGCACGGCATCGCGATGATCCTGACGGGCGTGCGTCACTTCCGTCACTGA